From Streptomyces sp. NBC_01460, a single genomic window includes:
- a CDS encoding phytoene/squalene synthase family protein — MNRRELDAAGITGPALRAAYARCRRLNAQHGRTYFLATRLLPVERRPAVHALYGFARWADDIVDDLDRRQPPAERDRLLRLLESDLADGLRTGGGDEPVVRAVADTAGRYAIDHGLFADFLASMRSDLTVTDYPTYEDLRGYMHGSAAVIGLQMLPVLGTVVDREVAAPHAAALGVAFQLTNFLRDVGEDLDRGRVYLPADLLAAHGVDRRLLEWSRRTGRHDPRVRAAFAEADTMIRAVYREAEPGIAMLEPRVRPCIRTAFVLYRGILDAIAADGYRVLHRRAVVPRRRRAVTAAGGLVRILGARMRTGPPVSVPDAAAGAEGSLR; from the coding sequence ATGAACCGCCGTGAACTGGACGCCGCCGGGATCACCGGGCCCGCCCTGCGCGCCGCGTACGCCCGGTGCAGGCGGCTCAACGCCCAGCACGGGCGGACGTACTTCCTGGCCACCCGGCTGCTGCCGGTGGAACGCCGGCCCGCCGTGCACGCCCTGTACGGCTTCGCACGGTGGGCGGACGACATCGTGGACGACCTGGACCGCCGGCAGCCCCCGGCGGAGCGCGACCGTCTGCTGCGCCTGCTGGAGAGCGACCTGGCCGACGGGCTCCGTACGGGAGGCGGCGACGAGCCCGTGGTCAGGGCCGTCGCGGACACCGCAGGGCGCTACGCCATCGACCACGGCCTCTTCGCCGACTTCCTGGCATCCATGCGCAGCGACCTGACGGTCACCGACTATCCGACGTACGAGGACCTGCGGGGCTACATGCACGGTTCGGCGGCGGTGATCGGGCTGCAGATGCTGCCGGTGCTCGGGACGGTCGTGGACCGCGAGGTGGCCGCTCCGCACGCGGCCGCCCTCGGAGTGGCCTTCCAGCTGACCAACTTCCTGCGGGACGTCGGCGAGGACCTGGACCGCGGACGCGTCTACCTGCCCGCGGACCTGCTCGCCGCCCACGGGGTGGACCGCCGCCTGCTGGAGTGGAGCCGACGCACCGGACGCCACGACCCGCGCGTCCGGGCCGCGTTCGCCGAGGCCGACACGATGATCCGCGCCGTCTACCGGGAGGCGGAGCCCGGCATCGCCATGCTGGAGCCGCGGGTACGGCCCTGCATCCGCACGGCGTTCGTCCTGTACCGGGGGATCCTCGACGCGATCGCCGCCGACGGCTACCGGGTGCTGCACCGCCGCGCCGTGGTGCCGCGCCGGCGGCGGGCCGTCACCGCCGCCGGCGGGCTCGTACGGATCCTGGGCGCGCGGATGCGGACCGGCCCGCCCGTCTCGGTGCCGGACGCCGCCGCCGGAGCGGAGGGTTCCCTGCGATGA
- a CDS encoding alpha/beta hydrolase encodes MRTFILVSGMFTGPHVWEETAARLAAVGADVHAVALTGLGGASPPTGTGIDLETHIADVLAVIDSARRTADDGIVLVGHDYGIHPALGAADRRSESIARIVYLDSGLPQDGAPALAAVADQGLREEAMDAAHGPGASLPPPARDGWRLWGSTAGVPDAALDRLTALASPQPLGTLFQPLRLTGAAAAVPMTGVLCTGNGASIAVVQARADMGEPTLRALADSRVAFFELPTGHWPMLSSPSELAVVLLRAAAGEGQRLTPVDTARPPAHLRPFLLEVPEVPRERAGGVDLYVPPSAQEPRPAVVFVHGGPVPAGARPTPRDWPLLTGYARFAAGHGVVGVTLDHGLHSVNDYARAAADVADAVEQVRADQRVDADRVALWFFSGSGPLTADWMAKPPPWLRCLAANYPIMAPLPNWGRLGSRFSPAEAVARAGSLPLVLVRAGLETADISATVEEFLAAADACGADIEVVDVQDGHHTFETVDPTDASRDAVHRAMRAVLHHLTG; translated from the coding sequence ATGCGCACATTCATCCTGGTGTCCGGAATGTTCACCGGCCCCCACGTGTGGGAGGAGACGGCCGCGCGCCTTGCCGCGGTGGGGGCCGACGTCCACGCGGTGGCGCTGACCGGACTGGGAGGAGCCAGTCCTCCCACCGGTACGGGCATCGATCTGGAGACACACATCGCGGACGTCCTCGCGGTGATCGACTCGGCCCGGCGCACAGCGGACGACGGGATCGTGCTGGTCGGCCACGACTACGGCATCCACCCGGCCCTCGGAGCCGCCGACCGGCGGTCCGAGTCGATCGCCCGGATCGTCTACCTCGACTCCGGGCTCCCTCAGGACGGTGCCCCTGCCCTTGCGGCGGTGGCCGACCAGGGGCTGCGCGAGGAGGCGATGGACGCCGCGCACGGGCCGGGCGCGTCACTGCCGCCCCCTGCCCGTGACGGGTGGCGGCTCTGGGGCAGCACCGCCGGCGTCCCCGATGCCGCACTCGACCGGCTCACCGCTCTCGCCTCCCCGCAGCCGCTGGGCACACTGTTCCAGCCGCTGCGGCTGACCGGTGCGGCGGCCGCGGTGCCGATGACCGGAGTGCTGTGCACCGGCAACGGGGCGAGCATCGCGGTGGTGCAGGCCCGTGCGGACATGGGCGAACCCACCCTCCGGGCGCTGGCCGACTCCCGGGTGGCCTTCTTCGAACTGCCCACGGGTCACTGGCCGATGCTGTCCAGCCCCTCCGAGCTGGCCGTGGTGCTGCTGAGGGCGGCCGCGGGCGAAGGACAGCGGCTGACCCCCGTGGACACGGCGCGGCCGCCCGCGCACCTGCGGCCGTTCCTGCTGGAGGTCCCCGAGGTTCCCCGCGAGCGGGCCGGCGGCGTCGACCTGTACGTGCCGCCCTCCGCCCAGGAGCCCCGCCCCGCGGTGGTCTTCGTGCACGGTGGTCCCGTTCCGGCCGGGGCCCGTCCGACCCCCCGGGACTGGCCGCTCCTGACCGGTTACGCCCGGTTCGCCGCCGGCCACGGGGTGGTGGGCGTGACCCTCGACCACGGCCTTCACTCCGTGAACGACTACGCGCGGGCCGCCGCCGATGTGGCGGACGCGGTGGAACAGGTCCGGGCCGACCAGCGGGTGGACGCGGACCGCGTCGCCCTGTGGTTCTTCTCGGGCAGCGGCCCGCTCACCGCGGACTGGATGGCGAAGCCCCCGCCGTGGCTGCGCTGCCTGGCGGCCAACTACCCCATCATGGCGCCCCTGCCGAACTGGGGGCGCCTCGGCAGCCGCTTCAGCCCGGCGGAGGCGGTCGCCCGGGCGGGTTCCCTGCCTCTCGTACTCGTCCGGGCGGGGCTGGAGACGGCCGACATCTCGGCCACCGTGGAGGAGTTCCTGGCCGCGGCGGACGCGTGCGGGGCGGACATCGAGGTGGTCGACGTGCAGGACGGCCACCACACCTTCGAGACGGTCGACCCGACGGACGCGTCGCGTGACGCCGTCCACCGCGCGATGCGCGCCGTGCTGCACCACCTGACCGGCTGA
- a CDS encoding DUF5914 domain-containing protein → MSGRRRRTTWTPPLRLRRTPRWEGQTPTWRQARPAVIAGALKRAAARPSGNWYVVGSSRATLARDRPYGRTVAGVEVVLWRSQDGTLRAGPGECPHLGAPLRDSRVTCGTLRCHWHGLALDGTPFAGWEPYPVHDDGVLVWVRLDAVGGEPPLEHPVVPVRPEGEGAVDAVFTGAGRCEPEDVVANRLDPWHGSWFHPYAFVGLEVAGTPEDGGDDAFAVDVSFKVARRLVVPVRAVFTAPGPRTVVMHITDGEGAGSVVETHATPLTAPGATDPRTAVVEAVVASSDRRGFALARAAAPALRPLMRRTAGRLWRDDLAYAERRWSLRSTGRFPG, encoded by the coding sequence ATGAGCGGACGACGGAGAAGGACGACCTGGACCCCGCCGCTGCGCCTGCGGCGCACCCCCCGCTGGGAGGGGCAGACGCCGACCTGGCGCCAGGCGAGGCCCGCCGTGATCGCCGGAGCGCTGAAGCGGGCCGCGGCACGGCCGTCGGGCAACTGGTACGTCGTCGGGTCCTCCCGCGCGACCCTGGCGCGGGACCGCCCGTACGGCAGGACGGTCGCCGGCGTGGAGGTCGTCCTGTGGCGTTCCCAGGACGGCACGCTGCGCGCCGGCCCGGGGGAGTGCCCCCACCTGGGCGCACCGTTGCGCGACAGCCGGGTGACGTGCGGGACACTCCGGTGCCACTGGCACGGCCTCGCCCTGGACGGGACGCCGTTCGCCGGGTGGGAGCCCTATCCGGTGCACGACGACGGGGTCCTGGTCTGGGTGAGGCTCGACGCCGTCGGAGGCGAACCCCCTCTGGAGCACCCGGTCGTGCCGGTGCGACCGGAGGGGGAGGGCGCGGTGGACGCCGTGTTCACCGGCGCCGGCCGGTGCGAGCCCGAGGACGTGGTCGCCAACCGGCTCGATCCGTGGCACGGATCCTGGTTCCATCCGTACGCGTTCGTCGGCCTGGAGGTGGCGGGCACTCCCGAGGACGGCGGGGACGACGCGTTCGCGGTCGACGTCTCGTTCAAGGTCGCGCGCAGGCTGGTGGTGCCGGTGCGGGCGGTGTTCACCGCCCCCGGACCGCGCACGGTGGTCATGCACATCACGGACGGCGAGGGCGCCGGTTCGGTGGTGGAGACCCACGCGACCCCGCTCACCGCGCCCGGCGCCACGGATCCCCGGACCGCGGTGGTCGAGGCCGTCGTCGCCTCCTCGGACCGGCGGGGCTTCGCCCTCGCGCGCGCCGCCGCGCCGGCCCTGCGGCCTCTGATGCGCCGGACGGCGGGCCGGCTCTGGCGTGACGATCTCGCCTACGCGGAGCGCCGCTGGTCACTGCGGAGCACCGGGCGCTTCCCGGGCTGA
- a CDS encoding lycopene cyclase family protein yields the protein MTGRRVTGQARTGGVREPVDDAVIVGGGAAGLCLAHWLTRAGTGVTLVEAPEGPLRPAERTWCYWEAGSGAFEEAVTASWQRLRVRGPDGVVIESDPAPLRYRMVRSGPFEQLVHSRLAASPAGRLVRATAHEVRETRYGGEVRCTTPGGQPLELRGRYVFDSRPVRVTPPHRTLLLQHFRGWFVRTSAPRFDPGVADLMDFRVPQPRHGLAFGYVLPLAPDRALVEYTEFSRAPLSTAAYDTALRRYTGDVLGLGGFDVESAEQGVIPMTDARFPRRTGRAVFRIGAAGGATRPATGYTFAAVQRQSRAVAAALQRGRPGVPPPHGRRALAMDAVLLRALDTGRVDGPRFLTDLFRRVPMERLLRFLDGGSTPWEEFGIGLRTPVGPMLRTAAELPFLARRATGRSEESSR from the coding sequence GTGACGGGACGACGCGTGACGGGGCAGGCCCGGACCGGCGGCGTCCGGGAGCCGGTGGACGACGCCGTGATCGTGGGCGGCGGCGCCGCCGGGCTCTGCCTCGCCCACTGGCTCACCAGGGCCGGTACGGGGGTGACGCTGGTCGAGGCCCCGGAAGGACCGCTGCGCCCGGCGGAGCGCACCTGGTGCTACTGGGAGGCGGGCAGCGGCGCGTTCGAGGAGGCCGTCACCGCCTCCTGGCAGCGGCTGCGCGTGCGCGGGCCGGACGGCGTCGTGATCGAGTCGGACCCCGCGCCGCTGCGGTACCGCATGGTGCGTTCGGGCCCGTTCGAACAGTTGGTGCACTCCCGCCTGGCGGCCTCCCCCGCCGGCCGTCTGGTGCGGGCCACCGCCCACGAGGTGCGCGAGACGCGGTACGGCGGCGAGGTGCGCTGCACGACGCCGGGTGGGCAGCCGCTGGAGCTGCGCGGCAGGTACGTCTTCGACTCGCGTCCCGTGCGGGTCACCCCGCCGCACCGCACGCTGTTGCTGCAGCACTTCCGGGGCTGGTTCGTGCGCACCTCCGCTCCCCGCTTCGATCCCGGGGTGGCCGACCTCATGGACTTCCGTGTCCCGCAGCCCCGCCACGGGCTCGCGTTCGGCTACGTCCTGCCCCTCGCACCGGACCGGGCGCTGGTGGAGTACACCGAGTTCTCCCGTGCCCCGCTCTCGACGGCCGCGTACGACACCGCCCTGCGGCGGTACACCGGCGACGTCCTGGGGCTGGGCGGGTTCGACGTGGAGTCGGCCGAACAGGGGGTCATCCCCATGACCGACGCGCGGTTCCCCCGCAGGACCGGGCGCGCCGTCTTCCGTATCGGGGCGGCCGGGGGCGCCACCCGTCCGGCGACCGGTTACACCTTCGCCGCCGTGCAGCGCCAGAGCCGGGCCGTCGCGGCGGCGCTGCAGCGGGGCCGGCCGGGCGTGCCGCCGCCGCACGGCCGCCGTGCGCTCGCCATGGACGCCGTACTCCTGCGTGCCCTGGACACCGGGCGGGTGGACGGCCCGCGCTTCCTCACCGACCTCTTCCGCCGCGTCCCCATGGAGCGGCTGCTGCGCTTCCTCGACGGCGGGAGCACGCCGTGGGAGGAGTTCGGCATCGGACTGCGGACGCCCGTGGGCCCGATGCTCCGCACCGCGGCCGAACTGCCCTTCCTCGCCCGCCGGGCCACCGGCCGATCCGAAGAGAGCTCTCGATGA
- a CDS encoding NAD(P)/FAD-dependent oxidoreductase: MTNRQHRPAPDVVVVGAGLAGLACALDLSAEGLRVDVLEASDGVGGRMRTDRKDGFLLDRGFQVFNTSYPQVKKRVDLRALRLRPFTPGLIARTSSGRVRVTDPTRRPGDAAQLLPGRVLPARDLAALAALTARDVLLPAKRLGRMTDRTASEALVRAGLSPRTVEDLLRPFLSGVFLEEGLETSARFLHLVWRSMVRGTLCLPSGGIGAVPAQLAARLPEGALRLGSPVAEVTDAGVLLADGVERPAASVVVATDAVTAARLLPGLAVPDGRTVTTYYHASARSPLSEPTLVVDSGLAVLNSCVLTEVVPGYAPPGTALVSTSVLGAGPPGGEKTVRARLAELYDMDTSDWETVSAYTVEGALPAMRPPWPLSRTTRFARGRHVCGDHRATGSVQGALASGSRAAREVLADRAAARTPRT, translated from the coding sequence ATGACGAACCGACAGCACCGACCGGCGCCGGACGTCGTCGTCGTGGGCGCCGGCCTCGCGGGACTGGCCTGCGCACTCGACCTCAGCGCCGAAGGCCTGCGCGTGGACGTGCTGGAGGCCTCCGACGGGGTGGGGGGCCGGATGCGCACCGACCGCAAGGACGGTTTCCTCCTGGACCGCGGCTTCCAGGTCTTCAACACCTCCTACCCGCAGGTGAAGAAGCGTGTCGACCTGCGCGCGCTGCGGCTGCGGCCGTTCACCCCCGGCCTGATCGCCCGGACGTCCTCGGGGCGGGTGCGCGTCACCGACCCCACCAGGCGCCCGGGGGACGCGGCCCAGCTGCTCCCGGGACGCGTGCTCCCGGCGCGGGATCTCGCCGCGCTCGCCGCGCTCACCGCCCGTGACGTCCTGCTCCCGGCGAAGCGGCTGGGACGCATGACCGACCGCACCGCGTCGGAGGCGCTCGTCCGCGCCGGGCTGTCGCCGCGCACGGTCGAGGACCTCCTGCGGCCGTTCCTGTCCGGGGTGTTCCTGGAGGAGGGGCTGGAGACCTCCGCGCGCTTCCTGCACCTGGTGTGGCGGAGCATGGTGCGCGGGACGCTCTGTCTGCCCTCGGGCGGCATCGGCGCCGTACCGGCCCAGCTCGCCGCCCGGCTCCCGGAAGGGGCCCTCCGGCTCGGTTCTCCTGTCGCCGAGGTCACGGATGCCGGCGTGCTGCTGGCCGACGGCGTGGAGCGGCCCGCCGCCTCCGTCGTCGTGGCCACGGACGCCGTCACGGCCGCCCGTCTGCTGCCCGGTCTGGCCGTGCCGGACGGCCGGACGGTGACGACGTACTACCACGCGTCCGCACGGTCACCGCTGAGCGAGCCGACCCTGGTCGTCGACAGCGGGCTCGCCGTCCTGAACAGCTGTGTCCTCACCGAGGTCGTGCCCGGCTACGCTCCCCCGGGCACGGCGCTGGTCTCGACGTCCGTCCTCGGCGCGGGCCCGCCCGGCGGCGAGAAGACGGTCCGCGCCCGGCTGGCCGAGCTGTACGACATGGACACGAGCGACTGGGAGACGGTCTCCGCCTACACCGTGGAGGGCGCCCTGCCCGCCATGCGGCCCCCCTGGCCGCTGAGCCGTACGACCCGCTTCGCACGGGGCCGCCACGTCTGCGGGGACCACCGGGCGACCGGGTCGGTGCAGGGCGCGCTGGCCTCCGGCAGCAGGGCCGCCCGTGAGGTGCTCGCCGACCGGGCGGCCGCACGGACCCCCAGGACGTGA
- a CDS encoding class I SAM-dependent methyltransferase → MTLLRDHDLARAFDRASHSYDRLTGLNPGYRSDLLRSAHRLRLPRGGRGLRVLDLGCGTGASTRALLRAAPYARITAVDASAGMLERARAKRWPRNVRFLHRSAEELATTDDDGSYDAVFAAYLFRNVAEPAVVLDAVRALLRPGGRLLVHEYSLSGSPLHRAVWNTVCRGVIVPAGTLTGDRELYHHLWRSVLAFDTAPAFAERIARAGFPFVRTAPVGGWQNGIVHVFLARSGTGPAGSPAS, encoded by the coding sequence ATGACCCTGCTGCGGGACCACGACCTGGCACGCGCCTTCGATCGCGCGTCGCACAGCTACGACCGGCTCACGGGGCTGAACCCGGGCTACCGCTCGGACCTGCTCCGCTCGGCGCACCGCCTCCGGCTGCCCCGCGGCGGACGGGGGTTGAGGGTGCTCGATCTCGGCTGCGGGACGGGCGCGTCCACGCGGGCGCTGCTGCGGGCGGCCCCGTACGCGAGGATCACGGCGGTCGACGCGTCCGCCGGGATGCTGGAGCGGGCGCGCGCGAAGCGCTGGCCCCGGAACGTCCGCTTCCTGCACCGGTCCGCCGAGGAGCTCGCCACCACCGACGACGACGGTTCCTACGACGCCGTCTTCGCCGCCTACCTCTTCCGCAACGTCGCCGAACCGGCGGTGGTCCTCGATGCCGTGCGCGCGCTGCTGCGGCCCGGTGGCCGTCTGCTGGTCCACGAGTACAGCCTCAGCGGTTCCCCCCTGCACCGGGCCGTGTGGAACACGGTCTGCCGGGGTGTCATCGTCCCCGCGGGCACCCTGACCGGTGACCGCGAGCTGTACCACCATCTGTGGCGCAGCGTCCTGGCGTTCGACACCGCGCCCGCGTTCGCGGAGCGGATCGCCCGGGCCGGGTTCCCGTTCGTACGGACCGCCCCCGTCGGCGGCTGGCAGAACGGCATCGTCCATGTCTTCCTGGCCCGGAGCGGCACGGGGCCCGCCGGGTCCCCGGCGTCATGA
- a CDS encoding phytoene desaturase produces the protein MRTVPGPTDHVVVVGAGLSGLATALHLLGAGRSVTVVERDTGPGGRAGRVELGGYRIDTGPTVLTMPHLADEAFAAVGDSLHRRVELIPLHPAYRARFADGSGLDVHTDGDAMEAEVRRFAGPAEAAGYRRMRIWLERLYQAQMHRFIDTNFDSPFQLLHPDLARLAALGGFGRLDPRIGTFLSDPRLRRVFSFQSLYAGVAPARALAAYAVIAYMDTVAGVWFPKGGMHALPRAMADAAADAGGRFRWSSEVSALERSAGRVRAVRLASGERITCDAVVLTPDLPVVHRLLGRAPRRPVPLRHAPSAVVLHAGTDRTWPELAHHTLSFGAAWEGTFDELTRTGRLMSDPSLLITRPTTHDPSLAPRGRHLHYVLAPCPNTTTGPSASTWRDLGPRYRDSLLAELERRGLDGFEASMEQELLVTPVDWTAQGHAAGTPFSVAHTFAQTGPFRPRNLVRGYDNVVLAGCGTTPGVGVPTVLVSGKLAAARITGTTSARGVRRRPPVLERQSR, from the coding sequence ATGAGGACGGTACCGGGGCCCACGGACCATGTGGTGGTGGTCGGCGCCGGCCTGTCCGGCCTCGCCACCGCCCTCCACCTGCTCGGTGCCGGCCGGAGCGTGACCGTCGTCGAACGGGACACCGGGCCCGGCGGCCGGGCGGGACGGGTGGAACTCGGCGGCTACCGCATCGACACCGGGCCCACGGTGCTCACCATGCCGCACCTCGCCGACGAGGCGTTCGCAGCCGTCGGGGACAGCCTCCACCGCAGGGTGGAACTGATCCCGCTGCACCCCGCCTACCGCGCCCGCTTCGCGGACGGCAGCGGGCTCGACGTCCACACGGACGGCGACGCGATGGAGGCCGAGGTGCGGCGGTTCGCGGGGCCGGCGGAGGCCGCGGGGTACCGCCGGATGCGGATCTGGCTGGAGCGGCTGTACCAGGCCCAGATGCACCGGTTCATCGACACCAACTTCGACTCGCCCTTCCAGCTGCTGCACCCGGACCTGGCACGGCTGGCCGCCCTCGGGGGCTTCGGCCGGCTCGACCCGCGGATCGGTACGTTCCTCTCGGACCCGCGGCTGCGCCGGGTCTTCTCCTTCCAGTCGCTGTACGCGGGCGTCGCCCCGGCCCGCGCCCTCGCCGCCTACGCCGTCATCGCCTACATGGACACCGTCGCGGGCGTCTGGTTCCCGAAGGGCGGCATGCACGCCCTTCCCCGGGCCATGGCGGACGCGGCGGCCGACGCCGGGGGCCGGTTCCGATGGTCCTCCGAGGTGAGCGCGCTGGAACGGTCGGCGGGCCGCGTACGGGCCGTCCGGCTGGCGTCCGGCGAACGGATCACCTGCGACGCCGTCGTCCTGACACCGGACCTCCCCGTCGTCCACCGCCTCCTGGGCCGCGCGCCGCGCCGCCCCGTGCCGCTGCGCCACGCACCGTCGGCCGTGGTCCTGCACGCCGGCACGGACCGCACCTGGCCGGAACTGGCCCACCACACCCTCTCCTTCGGCGCCGCCTGGGAGGGCACCTTCGACGAACTCACCCGCACCGGACGCCTGATGAGCGACCCGTCACTGCTCATCACCCGGCCGACGACCCACGACCCGTCACTCGCGCCGCGGGGCAGACACCTGCACTACGTCCTGGCCCCGTGTCCCAACACCACGACGGGCCCGTCGGCTTCCACCTGGCGCGACCTGGGCCCCCGCTACCGGGACAGCCTGCTCGCCGAGCTCGAACGCCGGGGGCTCGACGGCTTCGAGGCGTCCATGGAGCAGGAGCTGCTGGTCACCCCGGTCGACTGGACGGCCCAGGGACACGCGGCGGGCACCCCGTTCTCCGTGGCGCACACGTTCGCGCAGACCGGCCCCTTCCGGCCCCGCAACCTCGTACGCGGCTACGACAACGTCGTCCTCGCCGGCTGCGGGACCACACCCGGAGTCGGCGTACCGACCGTCCTCGTCAGCGGCAAGCTCGCCGCCGCCCGCATCACGGGCACCACCAGCGCGAGAGGCGTGCGCCGTCGTCCCCCCGTCCTCGAGAGGCAGAGCCGATGA
- a CDS encoding FAD-dependent oxidoreductase: protein MSARGFRPDAGRHGRDRRAEVLLPEPGRERFTGDAPSAAVIGGGIAGIAAATALAERGVRVTLYEQGESLGGRLAGWPVRLADGSQATMSRGFHAFFRQYYNLRGLLRRTDPGLASLTPLPDYPLRHRSGLSDSFARVPRTPPWSALGFVALSPAFGWRDLAAMNPREALPLLDVRVPEVYERFDGVSAEDFLRRINFPEAARHLAFEVFSRSFFADPRELSSAELLLMFHIYFLGSSEGLLFDVPGEPFPQALWEPLDGYLRRLGAQVRTGTPVLRVRPAADGDLTVETEGAADRHQAVVLALDTDGLRHVVGASEQLGEASWRADIAALRTAPPFLVSRLWLDRPVRADRPGFLGTSGYDGLDNVSVLDRWEGESARWAARTGGSVVELHAYAVDGRQERKEVRRKMLDRLHEVYPETSDARVVDALHEWRADCPVFPVGGYRRRPGVRTSHPRVTLAGDLVRTGLPVALMERAATSGFLAANALLAGWGVRGQVLWTVPRAGRSRVLRALAGLAGGGVSAREAPGAPQ from the coding sequence ATGAGTGCGCGCGGGTTCCGCCCGGACGCGGGCCGGCACGGACGCGACCGCCGGGCGGAGGTCCTCCTGCCGGAACCGGGCCGTGAGCGCTTCACCGGCGACGCGCCCTCGGCCGCGGTGATCGGTGGCGGCATCGCCGGCATCGCGGCGGCGACGGCCCTGGCCGAACGGGGTGTCCGTGTCACCCTGTACGAACAGGGCGAGAGCCTCGGCGGCCGGCTCGCCGGGTGGCCCGTCCGCCTCGCCGACGGGTCCCAGGCCACGATGAGCCGGGGCTTCCACGCCTTCTTCCGCCAGTACTACAACCTGCGCGGCCTGTTGCGGCGTACGGATCCCGGCCTCGCGTCGCTCACCCCGTTGCCGGACTACCCTCTGCGGCACCGCAGCGGTCTGTCGGACAGTTTCGCCCGGGTCCCGAGGACCCCGCCGTGGAGCGCGCTCGGATTCGTCGCGCTCAGCCCGGCGTTCGGCTGGCGCGACCTCGCCGCGATGAACCCCCGCGAGGCCCTGCCCCTCCTCGACGTGCGGGTCCCCGAGGTATACGAGCGGTTCGACGGGGTGAGCGCCGAGGACTTCCTGCGCCGGATCAACTTCCCCGAGGCGGCCCGTCACCTGGCCTTCGAGGTGTTCTCCCGCAGCTTCTTCGCCGACCCGCGCGAACTGTCCTCCGCCGAACTCCTGCTGATGTTCCACATCTACTTCCTCGGGTCCTCCGAGGGCCTCCTCTTCGACGTGCCGGGGGAGCCGTTCCCGCAGGCGCTCTGGGAGCCGCTGGACGGCTATCTGCGGCGGCTCGGCGCCCAGGTGCGCACCGGCACGCCCGTCCTGCGCGTGCGCCCCGCCGCCGACGGTGATCTGACGGTGGAGACCGAGGGCGCGGCCGACCGCCACCAGGCCGTGGTCCTGGCTCTGGACACGGACGGGCTCCGTCATGTCGTCGGCGCGTCCGAGCAGTTGGGGGAAGCGTCCTGGCGCGCGGACATCGCGGCCCTGCGCACCGCGCCGCCGTTCCTCGTCTCCCGGCTGTGGCTCGACCGTCCCGTCCGCGCGGACCGTCCGGGGTTCCTGGGGACCAGCGGATACGACGGCCTCGACAACGTCAGCGTCCTCGACCGCTGGGAGGGCGAATCGGCCCGCTGGGCCGCCCGCACGGGTGGGTCCGTGGTCGAACTCCACGCCTACGCCGTCGACGGGCGCCAGGAGCGGAAGGAGGTCCGGCGCAAGATGCTCGACCGGCTGCACGAGGTCTACCCCGAGACCTCGGACGCCCGTGTCGTCGACGCCCTCCACGAGTGGCGCGCGGACTGCCCCGTCTTCCCCGTGGGCGGCTACCGCCGCCGGCCGGGCGTACGCACCTCCCATCCTCGCGTCACGCTGGCGGGCGATCTGGTGCGCACGGGGCTTCCCGTCGCCCTGATGGAGCGCGCGGCGACCTCGGGGTTCCTGGCGGCCAACGCGCTCCTCGCCGGCTGGGGCGTCCGGGGGCAGGTGCTCTGGACCGTCCCGCGGGCCGGGCGGTCCCGGGTCCTGCGCGCCCTCGCGGGCCTGGCCGGCGGCGGGGTCTCAGCCCGGGAAGCGCCCGGTGCTCCGCAGTGA
- a CDS encoding DUF2945 domain-containing protein: protein MTKKDDSLSKGDEVSWKSHGHDVTGKVTKKHTDRTRAAGRTVDASAEEPQYEVESDGSGRSAVHKPDSLKKKRGTS from the coding sequence GTGACGAAGAAGGACGACAGCCTGAGCAAGGGTGACGAGGTCTCCTGGAAGAGCCACGGCCATGACGTGACGGGCAAGGTCACCAAGAAACACACGGACCGCACCCGTGCCGCCGGGCGGACCGTCGACGCCTCGGCGGAGGAGCCGCAGTACGAGGTGGAGAGCGACGGCTCCGGGCGTTCCGCCGTGCACAAGCCGGACTCGCTGAAGAAGAAGCGCGGCACGTCCTGA